GTGCGCGAATGGCTCGAAGCGTACATGAACCTGCGCGCGTGTCCGTCGTGCAACGGCGCGCGGCTCAAGAAGGAAAGCCTGTTCGTACGTTTCAACGGCAAGTCGATTTCGGAAGTCACGGCGATGTCGATCAAGCAGGCGCTGGCGTTTTATGCGGCGCCGAAGCTGAGTGCGCAGGAGACGGAAATCGCGCGGCTGATCCTGAAGGAGATTCGCGAGCGGCTGAAGTTTCTGGCTGACGTGGGACTCGATTACCTGACGCTCGATCGCACTTCGGGCAGTTTGTCGGGCGGCGAGGGCCAGCGTATCCGGCTGGCGACGCAAATCGGATCGAGCCTGGTGGGCGTGCTGTATATCCTCGACGAGCCGTCGATCGGACTTCATCAACGCGACAATCAGCGGCTGCTTGCGACGCTGAAGCGACTGCGGGAACTCGGCAACACGGTGCTGGTGGTCGAGCACGATCGCGAGACGATGCTCGAGGCGGATCATCTGATCGATATGGGGCCGGGCGCGGGAATTCACGGCGGCTACGTCGTTGCGCAAGGCACGCCGGACGAGGTGATGCGCAATCCCGATTCGCTCACCGGAAAATATCTGGCGGGCGAAGTCGAGATTCCGGTGCCGGCGCGGCGGCGGCAACTCACCGGCCGATGGCTCACGGTGAAGGGCGCGCGCGAGAACAATCTGCGCGACTTGACCGTCGCGATTCCGCTCGGCGTGTTGACCTGCGTGACCGGCGTGTCGGGCTCGGGCAAATCGACGCTGGTGCTCGACACGATTCACAAAGCGCTCTCGCAGAAGCTCAATCACAGCCGCGAGCGGGCCGGCGCGTACAAGACGATCGAAGGCGTCGAGCATCTCGACAAGGTGATTCACGTCGATCAAAGTCCGATCGGGCGCACGCCGCGCTCGAATCCGGCGACCTACACCGGACTGTTCACTCACATCCGCGAGCTGTTTGCGCAGTTGCCCGACGCGCGGATGCGCGGCTACGGGCCGGGGCGATTTTCGTTCAACGTGAAGGGCGGGCGCTGCGAGGCGTGCGAAGGCGACGGCATCATCCGGATCGAGATGCACTTTCTGCCCGACGTTTACGTGACCTGCGAAGTGTGCGCGGGCAAGCGTTACAACCGCGATACGCTGGAAATTCAGTACAAGGGCAAGAGCATTGCCGAGGTGCTCGACATGACGGTGCTCGATGCGGTCGAGTTTTTGGGATCGGTGCCGCCGATCCGGCAGAAGCTCGAGACGCTGCGCGACGTTGGGCTCGACTACATTCACCTGGGGCAATCGGCGACGACGCTGTCGGGCGGCGAGGCGCAGCGAATCAAGCTCGCGAAGGAACTCGCGCGGCGCGCGACCGGACGCACGCTGTACATCCTCGACGAGCCGACGACGGGCCTGCACTTCGACGATATCAAACGGCTGCTCGCGGTGCTGGGGCGGCTGGCGGACGCGGGCAATACGATCATCGTGATCGAGCATAATCTCGACGTGATCAAGACGGCGGACTACCTGATCGATCTTGGACCTGAAGGCGGAGATCGCGGCGGCCAAATCGTTGCGAAGGGCTCGCCGGAGGAAGTCGCGGGCGTGAAGGCGTCGCACACCGCGGAATTTCTGCGCCAGGTGCTGAATCATCGCGCGGCCGCGTGATCGCGTGCACGATCCAGCCGCTGCAGTTTACTATTTTTCTGAAAATTCGGATTGGCCGTCATACACGATCTTGCCGGCGGCGATGCGCGCGAACGGCGCGACGACGTGCGGCTTCAGTTTGCCGTCGGGCATGATGTGCTCGACGGTGACCCCGCGAATCGCGAGATGGTCCGAGATGATGCGCCGATGACACTGCCACCAGAGACCTTCCGAGCACATGTAGGCGGTCGGTGCGTGCGCGGCGGTCGCGATCAGTTCATCGAGCGCGGACTGGAAATCGGCGCTCTCGGTATGGTCGGCGTATGCGCGAAACGCGGGATGCTGCCATCCGGTGTGCGGAGAATCGGCGCGCGTGCTGCGACGACGTCCGCCCAGTTGCTGCATCCACAAATACTGAATGCCGGCATGCGCGAGCGAAGCAGATAATTCAGGCTGATTGAAATGCGGCCATTTGCGCGAACTCGGAAACGAGCGAACGTCGGCGACGATGGCGATCGCATGCATCCGCAGCAAATCGAGAAAGCGCTCGAGGGGATGGTTCGAATGCCCGATCGTGAAGATGTGTTGCGCTGGCGAATCCTCTTTACTGCGAGGCGGCCGGGCTGCTGACCTGCTTCTCGAGGTTGGCGCTGTTGATCTTCGCCTCATTCTGATTCGCGACCGCGACGACGATCACCGAACCGGGATGCAGATATTCTTTCGCGGCGCGCTGCACGTCCTCCTTGGTGATCGCTTCGATCAACTTCGGATACTTTTCGGCGTAATCGAGGCCGAGGCCGTACAGTTCGACTTGCAGCATGAAACTCGCGATGCCGCTTTGCTTGTCGATCTTGAGCGGGAAGCTGCCGATCAGAAATTTCCTCGCGCCGTCGAGTTCCGCGTCGGAGACCGGCTTCTCCTGAATCTCGCGCAGTTGCTTGAGGATCAAATCGATCGCCTGATTCGAACTCTGATTCTTGGTTTGCAGGCTCACGGTAAACGAGCCGGGGAATTTGCCCGGTTCGAAGCCGCTGCCAATCGAGTAGGCGAGCCCACCCTTGCTGCGGACGACCTGCATCAGGCGCGAGGCGAAGCCGCCGCCGCCGAGGATGTAGTTCATCACCTGCAAGCGATAGTAATCGGGATTCGAGCGCGCGACGCCGCCAAATCCCATGATGATATTTGCCTGCTGCACGCTGCGATCGATCAATTTGAGATGAAGCCCGAGCGCGACGTTCAAAGCCGCGGGCTCCGGCTGCGGCGACACGGCGCCGCTAAGGCCCGCCAGTTCTTTTTCGAGCGATGTCTTGATTTCATCGGCGGTGACGTCGCCGGCGACTGCGATCACCGCGCTGCCGAGCTTGTAGTAATCGCGATAAAAATTGCGTACGTCATCGATCGTCAGCTTGCCCGCGCTCTCGGCAGAACCCGCGTCGAGATGGCCGTACGGCGAATCGCCGAAAAGTTCCTGCGTGAATGCAACCTCGGCGGTGTAGCCGGGTTGCTCCTCTTCGGCCTTGATTTGCGCGACCTGCTCGGCGCGTTTGCGCTCAATGTCGGCATCGCGCAGTCCCGGCTCGACGAGGATACCCGCGAGCAGTTTCAGCGTGTCGCCCTGATATTTCTTGAGCGTGGTCATCCCGGCGCTGGCGTAGTCGCGGCCGGCATTGACGCCAACCGAGCTGCCCATGAAATCAACCTTCTGGTCGAATTCGGTCGAGGTGAGCTGCTTGGTGCCCTGCGAGAGACATCGCGCGGTGAGTTCAGCGAGTCCCTCTTTGCCCTTCGGATCGCGCCGTGCGCCTGCGTCGAATGCGATCGATAGAGTGACCATCGGCAGTTGATGCTCTTCCGATACGAGCAACACCGCGCCGTTGCTGAGCGTCATTCGCTTGATATCCAGCGCGAGCAACGGCGACGCCGCGAACAGGGAGAGCGTCGCGGCGATCATCGCGATGCTCGCGGTCTTTCGAGCGATGCTGCCGGCGTCAATCGATCTGATGAAGGCGATCATCGTGCCGCCTCGATTGCCGGCATCGCCGCGGCATGACGAATCTGGCCGCCACTCCGGCCACCGCCGCCATGCGGCAGGATGCCCGTGGGAATCAGCACGCCGGCAGTCATATTGGTGGCGACCAGATATTTTTTCGCAACTCGTTGCACGTCGGCGGCGGTCACCTTGTCGATGCCGTCGAGATACTTATCGACGAGACGGTAGTCGCCGAGCATTTCGTACACTCCGAGCATCATGGCCTCGCGAAAGATCGAATCCTGGCCGAACACGAACTGGGCTTGTTCGAGGTTCTTGGCTTTCTGCAGTTCAGTTTCATCGACCGGCTTGTCGCGCAGCGCCGCGAGTTCCTTTCCAACTTCGGCCCGCGTGTCCGACGCCTTCACGTCGGGACGCATCTGCGCCGACACCACGAAAACCTCGGGATCGAACGCGGTCATGTCGTAGCCGGCGCCGATACCGACTACCATCCGTTTCTCGACGACGAGCTTTTTGTAGAGGCGCGAACTTTTGCCGTCGGCGAGTAGTTCGGATGCAACTTCGAGCGCGTAAGTATCAGGACTCGAGTAATTGGGTACGTGATATGCCAACTCGAAAGCGGGCAGGTTCGCGGCGTGGCGCAATTCGACGTTGCGGACGCCGTCCTGCGGCGGTTCGACTTCGGTGACCGGCGGCGGCTTGGCGCCATTCTTAATCGATCCGAACGCTTCGCTGACCTGCTTCAAAACTTGCTCGGCGTTGAAATCACCGACCGCGACAATGATGGCGTTTTGCGGCGAGTAATAAATTTCGTGGTAAGCCATCGCGTCGGCGAGCGTGAGTCCCGCGACGTCGTGGAACCATCCGATCACCGGCCAATGATACGGATGCGCCAAAAACGCCTGTGCGCGAACGATTTCATCGAGGGCGTCTTCGGGATTGTCGTCGGTGCGCAGCCGCCGCTCCTCGAGCACGACGGCTTTTTCCGAATCGAAGCCCTTGGGATCGAAGTTGGCCATGCGATCCGCTTCGAGCGTAATCGGCACGTCGATATGGTCCTTGTTGATCACTTCGAAGTAGTCGGTGAAGTCGGAAGTGGTGAACGCGTTATCCATCCCGCCGTTCTGCTGGATGATATTCGAGAACTCTTCCGGCTTGAGTTTTTTGGTGCCGCGGAACATCAGATGCTCGAGCAGATGCGAAAGTCCGGTCTTGCCCATCTGCTCGTTGCGCGAGCCGACACGATAGAAGACGTTGAAGGTCGCGACCGGCGCCTTGTGATTCTCGAGCACCAGCACCTTGAGTCCGTTGGGAAGAGTTTGCGCCTTGACCGCGTCGGTGATGCCCGCAGTCGCCGCGGCTGAGGCGGCCAGAGACAGAATCGATGCTAATACCGTGACCCGAAGGAAGCGGCGGCGATTGCCAAAAATCGTGATGCGCATGACTTGCGATCATCTAAGTCTGCCGCTTGCAACCAAGTCAAGTTAGCATTTCAAGCGGCACGCGCAGCGAATCTCAAATTGCATCCATGCGCGAGTCTTGCCAGAATCAAGATATCAAGATGCTTCAAGCTGCTGAGAAAGCCCAGGAACTATACGAAATCAAGGGCGTGCTGACGAAGTTCATGCGGATGCTGTTTCCGCTCGAATTTCGCATCGACTCGCTCGCAAACTCCGGCCCGATGCTGCCGTTTCATTATCCGCTGCTTCCGGGCGAGATGATCTATCTGCCCGAGCGGCTCGAACCGTTCGGCACGCAAGGTGACGCGTACATTTATTATTTCGTCACGACGGCGCATCTCGCAGCCCGCCACGATTTCGGCACGTTCAAGCTCAAGCTGGCCGACATCGAAGGATTCGAAGATCGCGGCGAGACCGGTGTCGAGGCGATCGACAGCTTCGTCGCGTCGTTCGACGATCCGGGGCTTGCGGGCGCGCTGATGCGGCTTGCGGAGGGCGCGCGAATCGATGCGGAATTGGCGCGCCGTTATCGCGGACTCGCGCCCAGAATCGCGAACCTGAATCGCACGCTGCTCGCGCGGCTCCATCCGTCGTCGCTCAGCACGATGCTGGTGCGGGCGGCGCTCGGCATCGCGAATACGGATGATGGAATCGATCAGCCGTTCGCGCGGGTCGCGTCGCAGCACTTCTCGCCGATGCGCTCGCAGGGCGCCGACGTGATGACCAGCGTCAATCAGGTGAGCGCGCTCTACAAATGGTTGCAGGATTTGATCAGGCAAGCGCGCGAGGCCGGCGAAGGCGATCCGTTGTCCGACGAAGAAGCGGAGCGCATGCGCAACGATCTGATCAAGGGAATGAAAGGATCGGAAGCGCAGGCCGGCGAAGGCGAAGAGGGCGAGCAGGGTGACGGCGGCGACGGCGAGACCAATCAGGACGTGCAGATGGATGCGTCCGGCAAGCAGTCCAAGGGCGGCAAGGGCAGAGCGCTGTCGCCGGAGGAATTGCGCAAGCTGATCGAGCAGGGCGCCGAGATCAAGCCGTCGCAGGGCGACGGCAGCGCCGACGGCGACGGCATGTATCTCACGCAGCTCACCGGCAAGCAGCTCAGCGAGCTCGAGCAGATGCGCGAGCAGCTCGGCGAAATCGGATCGGTCACCGGCCAGGGGCGGCTGATGATCGCGCGCGGGCGGCAGGACTCATACTACGCTTACGACGAATGGGATTACGTGCTCGGAGAGTATCGGCGCAACTGGTGCCGGCTGCGCGAGATTACGCTGGCCGGCGACGACGGTGGATTTTTCGAGAACACGCTGGCGCGCTACTCCGAGATGCTGCCCGCGATACGGCGCAACTTCCAGCGAATCCGGCCGGCGTCGTATCGCATGGTGCGCGGACTCGAAGACGGCGAGGAGATCGACTTCGATCGCACGATCGAAGCGCGGGTGGCGCGGCTGATGGGCGAAACGCCCGACTCGCGCGTGTACAAGGCGCGCAAGAAAGAGGCGCGCGATGTCGCCACGCTGTTCCTGCTCGATATGTCGGCGTCCACCGACGAGCCGATTCATCGCGAACCGCGCAAGCATACCGATGATGACGACGCCGACGACTGGATGAAGGCATGGCAGCGGCGTCCGCAGACCGCGCAGCGTCCGCGCCGAATCATCGACGTGAACAAGGAAGCGCTGGTGATCATGGCGCAGGCGCTCGAGGAGATCGGCGACTCGTACGCGATCATGGGATTCTCGGGCCACGGGCGCGACAACGTCGAGTTCTACGTGATCAAGGAATTCGATCAGGAACTGTCGGAAGAAGTGAAGGGACGCGTCGGCGCGGTCGAGCCGAAGCGCTCGACGCGGATGGGCGCCGCGATTCGTCACGTGCGCGAAAAATTCAAGGACGTTTCATCGCGCGCCAAGCACGTCATCCTGCTAAGCGACGGTTTCCCGCAGGACTTCGACTACGGGCACGATCGGCGCTCGAACGCATACGGAATTCAGGACACGATGGTCGCGCTCAAGGAACTCGAGTTGGCGGGCGTGCTGCCGTTCTGCATCACCGTCGATAAAACGGGGCACGACTATTTGCGCCAGATGTGCCAGTCGTCGCGCTATCTGGTGATCGAGGATATCGCGTCACTGCCGCGCCAGTTGCCGAAGATCTACGAGCAAGTTATCCGCTGGTAAGTTTTGCGCTGGTAATCATGCGCTGGTAAGCACGCGGAGGTCGTGACCGGTCATCTCAGGCGGAGCTTCGAGGCCGAGCATCGCGAGCAACGTCGGCGCGACGTCGGCCAGCGTGCCGCCGCTCCTCAGGCGTCCCCGGAAATTCGGATCGAACAGAATCAGCGGCACCGGATTGGTCGTGTGCGCGGTATGCGCCTGTCCGGTCGCGGGATCGGCCATGAATTCCGCATTGCCGTGATCGGAGGTAATCAGGGCGACGCCGCTGCGCGCTCCCAGCGCCGCGATCACGACGCCGAGCGCCGCGTCGGTCGCTTCGATCGCGGCTACAGTCGCCTCGTAATGCCCGGTGTGTCCGACCATGTCGGGATTCGCGAAGTTCATCACGATCACGCCGGAGTTGCCGCTCTGGATTTCCTCGGCGGCGCGTTTAGCGATCTCGGCGGCTTTCATCGCCGGCTCGAGATCGTAAGTCGCAACCTTTGACGAGGCGATCAGCGCGCGCTCCTCGAACGGGAACGGCTTTTCGACTCCGCCGTTCAGGAAATAAGTCACATGCGCGTATTTTTCAGTCTCCGCGACGCGGAGATTTCTAAGGCCGGCATTGGCCAGCACTTCCGCGAGCGTGTTGCGGATATCTTCGGGGCCGAAGGCAAGCGGCAAGCCGAACGAGCGATCGTATTCGGTCATGCAGACGTAGCCGACCTTCGGCAATCGCGATCGCTTGAAGCCGGCGAAATCGGCGAGCGCGATCGCAGTCGTCAATTCGCGCGCGCGATCGGCGCGAAAGTTGAAACAGATTACCTGGTCGCCGTCGGCCATCGGCGAACGCTCGCCGATCACGTGAGGCTCGACGAATTCATCGCTCTTGTCGGCGGCGTACGAACGCTCGACGGCCTCGCGCGCGCTCGCAGCCGGGATTCCGTCCGCTTCGACGATCGCGCGCCACGCCTTTTCGACTCGCTCCCAGCGCTTGTCGCGATCCATCGCGAAGTAGCGCCCGATCACTGTCGCGATTCTGCCGCGGCCGAGTTGCCCAAGCTTAATTTCGAGTTGTTCGATGAAAGGCAACGCGGAGCGCGGCGGCTTGTCGCGGCCGTCGAGGATTGCGTGCACCGCGATTTTTGTGGCGCCCTCGGCCGCGGCGAGATCGAGTAGCGCGAACAGATGATCGATATGGCTGTGCACGCTGCCGTCGGAGAGCAGTCCCCAGACGTGGAGCGTCGTGCCGGATTCGACGGTCTTTTTGATCGCGCCGACTAGCTGCTGATTGCGCGCGAAAGCGCCGGTCTCGATCGCTTTCGTGATGCGCATCACGTCCTGAAAGATGACGCGTCCCGAGCCAATCGTCAGATGCCCGACTTCGGAATTTCCCATCACGCCCGGCGGCAGGCCGACCGCTTCGCCCGACGCCTCGATTTCAGTGTGCGCCTGCGTCGCGTAGAGGCGATTCATCACGGGCGTCTTCGCGTTCGCGATGGCGTTTGCCTCGCGCGCCTCACGCACGCCCCATCCGTCGAAAATGATCAGCGCTGCAACCGGCGGCCGCGTGGTCATTGGGCGTTTCCGCCGGTCACGGTTCGCTTGAAGATGCTCGCTCCCGGATATTTCGCCTTGCTACCGAGTTCGCCGGCGATTCGAAGCAGCCGATTGTATTTTGCGGTGCGCTCGCCGCGGCTCATCGAGCCCGTCTTGATTTGGCCTGCGCCGGTCGCGACGACGAGGTCTGCGATAGTCGTATCTTCGGTTTCGCCCGAGCGATGCGATATCACCGCGGTGTAGCCCGCCTCGCGCGCCATCGCGATCGTGTCGAGCGTTTCGGTCAGCGTGCCGATCTGGTTGAGCTTGACGAGAATCGAGTTGCCGACTTTTTCATCGATCCCGCGCTTCAGCCGCTTGGTGTTGGTGACGAAGAGATCGTCGCCGACCAGTTGCGTCGTCGCGCCGAGTTCGCGGGTCAGGATGCGCCAGCCGGCCCAATCGTCTTCGGACAAGCCATCTTCGATCGAGACGATCGGATACTGCGTGGTCCAACGCTTGTAAAATTCGACCATCTCTTCGGCGCTGCGAGTGCTCTTGTCCGAGCGCGCAAATACATATTTGCCGTTGTCGAAAAATTCGCTCGACGCGGGATCGAGCGCGAGCGCGACGTCCACGCCGGCGCGATAACCGGCCTTCGCGATCGCCTCGAGAATCACCTCGATTGGTTCCTCGTTGCTTTTGAGATTCGGCGCGAAGCCGCCTTCGTCGCCGACGTTGGTCGAATGTCCACGCTTTTTGAGCACGCTCGCGAGCGCGTGAAAAACTTCGGCGCCCATCCGGATCGCGTCGGCAAAATTCGGCGCGCCGAGCGGCATGATCATGAACTCCTGCATGTCCACGTTCGAGTCCGCGTGACTGCCGCCGTTCAGCACGTTCATCATCGGCACCGGCAGGATGTGCGCGTTGGGATTTAGATGCAGATAAAGCGGCACGCCATGCGCGGCGGCCGCGGCATGCGCGGCCGCGAGCGATACGCCGAGCATCGCGTTGGCGCCGAGCTTCGATTTGTTCTCGGTGC
The window above is part of the Candidatus Binatus sp. genome. Proteins encoded here:
- the uvrA gene encoding excinuclease ABC subunit UvrA, with the protein product MADRIVIKGAREHNLKNIDLEIPRDRLVVITGLSGSGKSSLAFDTIYAEGQRRYVESLSAYARQFLEQMEKPDVDSIEGLSPAISIEQKTTTRNPRSTVGTITEIYDYLRLLFARVGHAFCYNCGREIAQQTVQQIVDRIMSWPEGSRIHVLAPIVRDRKGEYRKELADLKRAGFVRVKVDGKLYEIGEEPALNKNQRHTIEVMVDRLAIRSGIEKRLSDSLEVAFKYGDDLLKVERLEGPKGESEIYFSQRFACVQCGISYPEITPRMFSFNSPHGACAECSGIGSIMYFDPELVVQNEELSITEGAIAPWATMNYIQPVLESLAAHYKISLDQPWKTIPARARKAIINGSGDEEIEFVYQRGHHRAEYSKAFEGVLQWLDRRYKETESEHVREWLEAYMNLRACPSCNGARLKKESLFVRFNGKSISEVTAMSIKQALAFYAAPKLSAQETEIARLILKEIRERLKFLADVGLDYLTLDRTSGSLSGGEGQRIRLATQIGSSLVGVLYILDEPSIGLHQRDNQRLLATLKRLRELGNTVLVVEHDRETMLEADHLIDMGPGAGIHGGYVVAQGTPDEVMRNPDSLTGKYLAGEVEIPVPARRRQLTGRWLTVKGARENNLRDLTVAIPLGVLTCVTGVSGSGKSTLVLDTIHKALSQKLNHSRERAGAYKTIEGVEHLDKVIHVDQSPIGRTPRSNPATYTGLFTHIRELFAQLPDARMRGYGPGRFSFNVKGGRCEACEGDGIIRIEMHFLPDVYVTCEVCAGKRYNRDTLEIQYKGKSIAEVLDMTVLDAVEFLGSVPPIRQKLETLRDVGLDYIHLGQSATTLSGGEAQRIKLAKELARRATGRTLYILDEPTTGLHFDDIKRLLAVLGRLADAGNTIIVIEHNLDVIKTADYLIDLGPEGGDRGGQIVAKGSPEEVAGVKASHTAEFLRQVLNHRAAA
- the eno gene encoding phosphopyruvate hydratase; translation: MVASTKTDITEIKAREILDSRGNPTIEVDVRLSGGALGRAAVPSGASTGVHEALELRDGDAKRYGGKGVLKAVANVNDAIARRLKGVDASAQKNLDDTLIALDGTENKSKLGANAMLGVSLAAAHAAAAAHGVPLYLHLNPNAHILPVPMMNVLNGGSHADSNVDMQEFMIMPLGAPNFADAIRMGAEVFHALASVLKKRGHSTNVGDEGGFAPNLKSNEEPIEVILEAIAKAGYRAGVDVALALDPASSEFFDNGKYVFARSDKSTRSAEEMVEFYKRWTTQYPIVSIEDGLSEDDWAGWRILTRELGATTQLVGDDLFVTNTKRLKRGIDEKVGNSILVKLNQIGTLTETLDTIAMAREAGYTAVISHRSGETEDTTIADLVVATGAGQIKTGSMSRGERTAKYNRLLRIAGELGSKAKYPGASIFKRTVTGGNAQ
- a CDS encoding pitrilysin family protein yields the protein MRITIFGNRRRFLRVTVLASILSLAASAAATAGITDAVKAQTLPNGLKVLVLENHKAPVATFNVFYRVGSRNEQMGKTGLSHLLEHLMFRGTKKLKPEEFSNIIQQNGGMDNAFTTSDFTDYFEVINKDHIDVPITLEADRMANFDPKGFDSEKAVVLEERRLRTDDNPEDALDEIVRAQAFLAHPYHWPVIGWFHDVAGLTLADAMAYHEIYYSPQNAIIVAVGDFNAEQVLKQVSEAFGSIKNGAKPPPVTEVEPPQDGVRNVELRHAANLPAFELAYHVPNYSSPDTYALEVASELLADGKSSRLYKKLVVEKRMVVGIGAGYDMTAFDPEVFVVSAQMRPDVKASDTRAEVGKELAALRDKPVDETELQKAKNLEQAQFVFGQDSIFREAMMLGVYEMLGDYRLVDKYLDGIDKVTAADVQRVAKKYLVATNMTAGVLIPTGILPHGGGGRSGGQIRHAAAMPAIEAAR
- a CDS encoding nitric oxide reductase activation protein NorD; its protein translation is MLQAAEKAQELYEIKGVLTKFMRMLFPLEFRIDSLANSGPMLPFHYPLLPGEMIYLPERLEPFGTQGDAYIYYFVTTAHLAARHDFGTFKLKLADIEGFEDRGETGVEAIDSFVASFDDPGLAGALMRLAEGARIDAELARRYRGLAPRIANLNRTLLARLHPSSLSTMLVRAALGIANTDDGIDQPFARVASQHFSPMRSQGADVMTSVNQVSALYKWLQDLIRQAREAGEGDPLSDEEAERMRNDLIKGMKGSEAQAGEGEEGEQGDGGDGETNQDVQMDASGKQSKGGKGRALSPEELRKLIEQGAEIKPSQGDGSADGDGMYLTQLTGKQLSELEQMREQLGEIGSVTGQGRLMIARGRQDSYYAYDEWDYVLGEYRRNWCRLREITLAGDDGGFFENTLARYSEMLPAIRRNFQRIRPASYRMVRGLEDGEEIDFDRTIEARVARLMGETPDSRVYKARKKEARDVATLFLLDMSASTDEPIHREPRKHTDDDDADDWMKAWQRRPQTAQRPRRIIDVNKEALVIMAQALEEIGDSYAIMGFSGHGRDNVEFYVIKEFDQELSEEVKGRVGAVEPKRSTRMGAAIRHVREKFKDVSSRAKHVILLSDGFPQDFDYGHDRRSNAYGIQDTMVALKELELAGVLPFCITVDKTGHDYLRQMCQSSRYLVIEDIASLPRQLPKIYEQVIRW
- a CDS encoding pitrilysin family protein, whose amino-acid sequence is MIAFIRSIDAGSIARKTASIAMIAATLSLFAASPLLALDIKRMTLSNGAVLLVSEEHQLPMVTLSIAFDAGARRDPKGKEGLAELTARCLSQGTKQLTSTEFDQKVDFMGSSVGVNAGRDYASAGMTTLKKYQGDTLKLLAGILVEPGLRDADIERKRAEQVAQIKAEEEQPGYTAEVAFTQELFGDSPYGHLDAGSAESAGKLTIDDVRNFYRDYYKLGSAVIAVAGDVTADEIKTSLEKELAGLSGAVSPQPEPAALNVALGLHLKLIDRSVQQANIIMGFGGVARSNPDYYRLQVMNYILGGGGFASRLMQVVRSKGGLAYSIGSGFEPGKFPGSFTVSLQTKNQSSNQAIDLILKQLREIQEKPVSDAELDGARKFLIGSFPLKIDKQSGIASFMLQVELYGLGLDYAEKYPKLIEAITKEDVQRAAKEYLHPGSVIVVAVANQNEAKINSANLEKQVSSPAASQ
- a CDS encoding DUF488 family protein, giving the protein MRRRSTAPTSRSRSAARPPRSKEDSPAQHIFTIGHSNHPLERFLDLLRMHAIAIVADVRSFPSSRKWPHFNQPELSASLAHAGIQYLWMQQLGGRRRSTRADSPHTGWQHPAFRAYADHTESADFQSALDELIATAAHAPTAYMCSEGLWWQCHRRIISDHLAIRGVTVEHIMPDGKLKPHVVAPFARIAAGKIVYDGQSEFSEK
- the gpmI gene encoding 2,3-bisphosphoglycerate-independent phosphoglycerate mutase: MTTRPPVAALIIFDGWGVREAREANAIANAKTPVMNRLYATQAHTEIEASGEAVGLPPGVMGNSEVGHLTIGSGRVIFQDVMRITKAIETGAFARNQQLVGAIKKTVESGTTLHVWGLLSDGSVHSHIDHLFALLDLAAAEGATKIAVHAILDGRDKPPRSALPFIEQLEIKLGQLGRGRIATVIGRYFAMDRDKRWERVEKAWRAIVEADGIPAASAREAVERSYAADKSDEFVEPHVIGERSPMADGDQVICFNFRADRARELTTAIALADFAGFKRSRLPKVGYVCMTEYDRSFGLPLAFGPEDIRNTLAEVLANAGLRNLRVAETEKYAHVTYFLNGGVEKPFPFEERALIASSKVATYDLEPAMKAAEIAKRAAEEIQSGNSGVIVMNFANPDMVGHTGHYEATVAAIEATDAALGVVIAALGARSGVALITSDHGNAEFMADPATGQAHTAHTTNPVPLILFDPNFRGRLRSGGTLADVAPTLLAMLGLEAPPEMTGHDLRVLTSA